GAAAAATTGTGATTTTGGGTTTTGAAATACAGAGCCGACTACCTTTGAAAGTGATTGAATGCTAGTTTGTCCTACTTTTTCTCCATTGATCTCCACTTCACCTTGTAAATCTCCAGTATAATATTCAGGGGAAAGGCCATTAATTAGTCTCGTAAGAGTAGTTTTCCCACATCCAGACTCACCTGTTAGTAGCACAAATTCTCCTTCTTCAATGGATAAACTTATATTAAAAACGCCACCTTGTCTTTCTTTGCTCTTATAGGTAAAGCTAGCATTGTTAAATTTTATCATCTCTTTCCCCCTCATACTAAAGACCAAACTATCAATCCTATAATCAATAGAAAAATCAAAAAATCATATTTGCTAAATTTAACCTCAACAAGGCTCGTTCTGCCCTTAACATTATCTAATCCTCTTGTTAATGCTGATGCAGAAAGTTCATCACCTATTTTGACAACAGAAAACAGGAGCGGGATAATTCTGTACTCTAAAAACAATGATGGATTGGCTTTTGTTTTTTTACTATTAAATCGTATCCCCCTCATTCGCATAGCATTTGATATAGCCTTATTTTCTTCCTTTAGAGTAGGTATGAAACGAAATACTACAGAAACAGGAATAATAAACGCATTTGGAATTTTCCACTTTACCATAGCTGCTATAAATTCATTTGGTTTGGTGGAACTAATCGTATAGTATCCCATCATGAAAATAGGAAAAAGCCTTATGACTAATGAGTTGAGCAATACATTAATCATGTTTAATATGGATGGTAATTCATACATATTTTTAGTTTTGCTTGAAATAACAGCCAAAACAAATAAAATTCCATATATGGTTGCAGCTTTGTAATTTTTATTAGATACAAGCAAGAATATAGCGATAGAAACTATCGCTATATCTATACCTATATTGTCATAGACAAAAAACATTATAGTGCTAATGAATACCATAAATAATATTTTTGTTCTCGGATCTAAATAAAAGCCTTTCTTTATTGGGGGAACATAAGTTTTATAAGCCTCCATTAAGCAATTCCAGCTCTTTCAAAATGTTTTTTCAACATTTTCTTGCCTAGATTAGCACCTATCACTGCTCCAACAAACATGATGCCAATTGCAGCAATTCCCATCCATGGTGGCATATATTTCGCTAAATCGGTCGCAAATTGCTCACCCATTTGTTGTTTTACTCCTTCCATATAGGTATCTGCCATAACCCACATTGGCATCTGACAGCCTAACTCAGCACATGAAAACAACCAAAATCCTATTGTATTAACTTTAAAACTTTTATACTTTTTAGTATTCATAACTACATCAGCAATAATTGCCATTGGAATATACACGGCTGGTGCTAACCAAGTGTAACCCATAAAATACCAAAATACTCCTAAAATGATTCCCATTAGAGATACCATTCCAAACTTTTCTACCTTGGTTAGAAATAGCATAAATGGAATACCTGTTAATATTGGGATTAATATAAATATGGTAGGATAAAGTATTGGCACAGCCCCTAACATTCCTGTTACGAAAAATATGACTAAATAAATAGCCGTATAAATTCCTACGTTAATTAAATCCTTTGCTGTTAATCGATTCTTCATTGAAATCCTCCTTATTTTGTTTAATCTTCCAGCTTTCTGTTTCTTCTCTTGCTTCTATAAATTTCTTATAAGTGCCTTCTTTTCTAATTAAATCTTCATGTTTTCCCACCTCCTCTAATTTTCCGTCTTTAAGAACTATAATCTGATTCGCATTTTTAACAGTCTTTAACCTATGAGCAACCATTATAACCGTTTTGTTTTTTGTTAAACTTTCTATGGCTTCTTGAAGTTTATCCTCATTTTCTGGATCAACATTTGCTGTAGCTTCATCAAAAATAATAATCGGGGCATTTTTTATCATAGCCCTTGCTATTGATATTCTTTGTCTTTCTCCGCCTGAAAGAGATGTGCCACCTTCACCTATGATGGTTTGATATCCTTCCGGCAAATTCATAATAAAGTCATGGCATTGAGCCTTTTTTGCCACTTCTATGACTTCTTCCTTCGTAGCTTGCGGTTTACCAAATTTTATATTATTTTCGATGGTATCTTGGAAAAGATAAACATTTTGGAATACGGTGCTAATTAAATCCATTAAGGATTCAAGCGTGTAGTTTTTAATATTGACATCTCCAATCGATATGCTGCCTTGATCCACGTCCCAAAATCTAGAAATAAGCGAACACATGGTGCTCTTACCAGATCCACTTGGTCCAATAATGGCTGTCATAGCCTTTTCCGGAATATGAACGGAAACCTCCCTTAAAATAGGTATTTTATCATAAGAAAAGCTAACATTATTGAATTCAATATCTGTATGATGAGGCGTAATCTTCTGGCCCTCAATATCCATCTGAGGCATATTTTCTGTTGTTTCTACTTGTTCTATAGAACTTGTTGCAACTCTTAATGTCGCCATGGCGGATCCTGCGGATTGAATACTTGCAAACACCAGGAATGACATGATGATACACATAATTGCTTTCAATAAATCCATGGTGCCATTGATATAAAAATAAAGTGAAAGGACAATCATGGCAACACTGGAAATTCTTAAAACGAGCTCTTGCCCGATGGTATAGGGTGTAAATAATTTCTCCAAGGCTAGATTGGCTGAGCGACTTTCTTCTAGTGCCGAGCGTACGGTTTGGTCTCCTTTTCCTGTTAAATTAAAGGATTTAATGATCGGCATTCCCTGGATATATTCCAAGATCGTTTCTACTAAAAGAGATTGTGCCTCTTGCCTTTTTGGAGCAAGTGTCCTCGACTTTTTTTCCATGACAGAAGTAATATATAGATATAAAACCGTTCCTGCTATAACAATCAGCCCATTTCTCCACTCGAAAAATAAAATCATCAGGGTGAACACAAATGAGTTAATGAAGCCACTCATCATAACAACTAAAACCATAGGAGCTGTATTCTCAACGTCATCTAGAACAGTTGTTAAAACACCAGTCACTTTTCCAATATTATTTTCATTAAAGAATCCCATTGGAACCGTCTTCAGCATTTTTCCTATACTTATTCTTCGATTAGCTACCATAAAATACCCAGCATGCGTTTGATCTAATTGAGCAAAATAGTTGGCAGAAGACCTTCCGACAATACTTACCAACAGCATAAGAAAAACCTTCAGTGCTATAAAGGAATTAAAATCTTTTGTCACCAAGGCTTGGAGCACAAAGTAAATGGCTCCTATTTGCAACATATTGAAGATGGCATACACAAATTCAAAAATAACAGACTTGTTTAAATTTATTCGTTCTTTATCTGCAAATGCCCATATCTTTCGAAGTCCACTTAACATCTAAGCCACCTCCTTTCCACCGATATGTGCTTCCCACATGGCTTGATAAAGTTTATTTTCTTTAAGAAGTTCTTCATGATTGCCACTTGCTACAAGTTTGCCATGATCGATGAGATAAATCTGGTCTGCATTGGTTATTGTTGATAACCTATGAGCAATCATAATGATAGTTTTTCCCTGAATAAGCTTATTAATTGCTTTTTGTAAAACTTGCTCATTTTCAGGATCAATATAAGCCGTCGCTTCATCTAATATGATAATTGGAGCATCTTTTATCATGGCTCTAGCAATGGTAATCCTCTGTTTTTCACCGCCTGATAAATGGTTTCCTCCACTCCCTACTTTGGTCTGATATCCATGCTCTAAAGACATAATAAAATCATGACAACCAGAAGCTTTGGCAATTTCAATCACTTCTTCATCGCTAGCCGAAGGCTTGCCCATTCGAATATTTTCCATGATGGTATCGTTAAAAAGGAAAACATCCTGAGAAACAAAAGCAACTAAATCATAGAGTTGTTCAAGTGGAATATTGAATAAATTAACTCCACCAATCGATATTTCTCCCTGTTCTACGTCCCAGAAACCAGCAATTAACTTGGCAATGGTTGACTTTCCTGAACCACTTGGACCAACAAAGGCATTTAAACTTCGCTCTCGAATTACCATATCGATTCCTTTAATAACTTCTTCTCCTGGTTCATAGGAGAAATGTAGATTCTTGATAGCAATGTCATGATTTTTTAAATGAACTCTTTCTCTACGATGAACTTGTTCTGTCCCATTTAAGATTTCATCAATTCGTCCGACAGTTGTCCCTGTTTGAGCTAAGGCATCGACAAAGTTAATAGCAGCTAGTAAGGGACCGGCTATACCAAGAGAAAGAATGATGGTCGTAATAAAGGTTGACATCTCTAAACTTCCATTAATAAACATAATCCAACCAACAGGTAATACCGTAATCAAAGTTGTTGGTGAAATGTTCTTGGATAAGGACACCGGCATTTGACATTTTTTCATCCAATGATAATAAAATGAAGCATTAGCTATCACTTTATCGGTGAATTTCCCATAGGATTTTTCGCCTTGATTAAAAGTTTTAATCACTTCAATTCCGCCAACATACTCAACAATCGTTTTATTCATTTCGGTATTGGTCGCAACCGACTTACTATAATCTTCTGCATAACCTTTCATAATTAATGACATAAAAAACATACCTACAGGAATTGAAACGAGTGACAATAAAGCCATTCTCCAATCTAAAATTAATAGATAGATGAATATGGATACAGGCCCTAAAATATTCGCCGTCATCTCAGGCAATAAGTGAGCCAAAGGTCGTTCCATTTTTTCTACTTGATCAACAATGGTTGTCTTTAAATCACCACTATGGGCATCAATAATCGTACCAAGAGGCATTCTAGGCAGCTTTTCCAAGAGCATGATTCGTACATTCCTTAGAACAGAGAAAGTTGCTTTATGAGACTCTGCCAAGGCCTTGGCGTAAAAAATTGGTTTTAAGCAATAGCCAATCAAGATTAGAAAACACCAAGGTAGGTAGAAGGAAAAATCTTTATTTCCAACAAACAAACCATAAACAATTTTGCTTACGCCAAAATAAGGCAACATACCTAAAAGAACCCCAATAACCGCCAAGAAAATGGAAAGCTTGAGACCTTTATGTTCTTCTTCTGCCAGCTGCCATAGGCGTTTCATATAATTATTTTTCAATGGAACCCTCCTTTCCTTTTTTCTTTCATCTTTAACACCTCCATATGATAGATAACTTTATTAGCTAACTTAGTTATCTTTACTTTAAAAAATATAAGGGTGTTTAATACCCTTTCCCTTATATTTAAAAACCTCTCAATTTCTCCCATCCATCATAAAAAAATTTCGAAATTATTCTTGTGTTTAACTTTACTTCTTCTTCTGTTTGGGAATGTATTATAATTTCACACAACGCATTAATATAGGCATGGTTTAACAAATGCATTGCATCTTTAGGGACTTCTGATTTTATATTCTTTTTCTTTGAAATAATCTGAAACGCTTTATGTCTGTTTATATCTTCCTTTTCCACAAGAAGCTCTATAAAATTATCATATTTCGTACCATATGATTTAAATATTAAAAGATTAAATAAATCTTTTTTGCTAAACATATATAATGCAGATTCAATTGACCCTTCAATGTTAATTTTTGATAAATCTTCTCCACAATTTTTTTCTATGTTTTGAAAAGATTCCTCTTCAAACTTGCTATAAAAACCCAAAAGTTCGTTTGCCAATGGATCAACTAAACTGATAAATAAATCTTCTTTATCATTAAAATGCCTGTAAAAAGCACCCGTTGTAACCCCAGCATCTTTGCAAATTTTTCTTAAATTAGCTCGTTCATAGCCATCATTTAAAAAATTAACTTTACCACTATCCATAATCTTTTTATGTGTTAAATCATAACCAGTAATTTCTGTCATATCCCACTTCCTTTACTAACGGCTAAATTTATAAGTTTGCGGCATATAGATAACTTAGTTATCATTATATACTCTTATCTTATTTTTGTCAATAGGAACAGTAGAAAATCATACTTAATTATGATATAATTACTAATAATTAAATACAGGCTTAACGCTTATAACTTTAATAGCAAGCACAGTAAGTGAGTACCCACTTACGAAAAATTGATGAAGCAGAACCTTTATGGACTGCTTCTTTTTTTATCAATTTTACCTTGTTAGGGAGAACCCTAAGACCCCAATAATTTATGATAAGGAGATATACTATGGATAATAGAAAAAGAAATAATCAACTAAAAATATATTTAACAGATGAAGAAAAAGAAGTTTTTGAAAAGAAAATGAAACTTGCTAATTGCAAAACTATGTCCCATTTTCTTAGAAAATGTGTATTGGAAAAAGAGATTTATGTTGTTGATTTAGAACCATTTAGAAACCTACAATGGCTACTTTCGAATGCAACAAATAATATAAACCAGATTGCAAAAGCTACTAATACAACTGGTGTTATTTACAAAAATGAAATTGAATCAATGAATAAGCAGATAGAAAAATTATCAAGAGAAATATGGCAGATTCATTCCCTACTTCTTAATAAATCAAGAGAAAGTTCTGGTGATTAGTGTGGCAATTACAAAAATACATCCTATAAAATCAACTCTAAATTTGGCAATAGACTATATAACTAAGAGTGAAAAAACTGATGAAAAAATCTTGGTATCTTCATTTAAATGTCATCCATCTACTGCACACATTCAATTTATGAAAACACGAGAAGACAATGATACTAAAGGTACAGTTCTAGCTAGACATTTGATCCAATCTTTTCTACCAGGAGAGGTTGATCCTATAAAAGCTCACGAAATTGGAATTGAATTATGCAAGAAAATTTTAAAAGAAGATTATGAATTTGTTCTTGCAACTCATATAGATAGAGGGCATATCCATAACCATATTATTTTTAATAATGTTAATTACAAGACTGGTAAATGCTACCAATCTAACAAAAAATCTTACCACAAAATCAGGTATCAAAGTGACGAATTATGTAAAGAAAATAAGCTTTCAGTCATTGATAAATACTATGAAGCTTACAAGAGAAAATATAAAACTGCTGGTAAATCTTGGTACGAATATGACCAAAACAAGAAAGGCAATTCCTGGAAATCTAAACTGCAATTTGATATAGATAGAATAATTAATAAGTCTAACTCGTGGGAAGAATTTTTAGAAAATATGAAGTCTCTTGATTATGAAATTAAGTTTGGTAAACACATTGCTTTTCGTCATAAAGATAGGCAAAGATTTACAAGATCAAAGACTATCGGAGAAGATTATACTGAGAAAAGAATCAAAGAAAGAATAGATTTAGCTATTAAAAACAAAGCTAATCCTACTAAAAAGCGTGTAGGAAATATCATTGATTTAACTAATAATAAAAAAGCTCAATCCTCTAAAGGCTATGAAGTTTGGGCAAGAAAACACAACATCAAAACAATGGCTGATTCAATAATTAAACTTAGAGAGCAAGGAATTAATTCAATTACTCAACTCGATGATCTAATCAAAAAATCTGCTGATGATAGACAAGACTTATTAGATAAAATAAAGAAAATTGAAACTGAGATGAAGAGTTTATCCCAAGATATGGAAAATATAAATACTATAAATAAGCATCGTGAAGTCTATAAATACCACAAGAAAAATCCTGATGATAAACAATTCGCTGAAGAATATTATAGCGAACTTTCAGTCTACAAAATAGCTGCTAAAGAAATCTTGGAAAGCTATAATAAACTCCCTAATACAAAAGAAATATTAACCAAACTCGATAAATTGCAAGAAAAAAAGAACACCCTTATGCAAGAGTATTCTTTGAATAAAGAACAATTTTCTGACCTTGTTCAGTATAGGAAAAACTATGAAAATTATTATGGAAAGGAGGTAGAGAGGTAGGGATATTTAGCTTCCTTTTCAAGTAAATATCAAAATAATTAATTTATCAAGGCTTCTCTATAAATTAAAATTTTATGTCTAAAAGAATCCATTCCTCCTTCCATGTGATTTATTATTTCTTTTTTTATAGCTACTTCACCAGGATAACCTTGATTTTTCACCCATCCATGTACTCCATCAGAATCCATTACTAACACACAGTCTGACATTGCATTAGTTACAATTGTTGCACTATGAGTTGCAATTATAACTTGTCTATCATTTTTAGTTTTCCTTAGCTGCTGAACAAGATTTTTATAAATATATCTACTATCCAAATTATCCTCTGGTTGGTCAATAACAATCGGTCTGAATTCATTGTTATATTTCCCGTATCCTAATATAAAGTCTAACATTGCTACGACTTTTTGACCTAATGATAAGTTTTTTATATCTTTATAAATCTCTTGAAGATTTTTATTGTCTTCTCTACTATTAATATTAAATAGGATAGTGTATTCTTCAAGTTTTCTAAAGTAGTTTTTAAAATATCCAATCCATGTATCTATATTTTTATCGTCAGTTGCATATATTAATAAATCCGATATTAACGCCTTAGCAATATCAGCATTAATAATGGTTTTATTAGAATCTATTACTTTAAAACTACTTTCTTCTGTAAATTCTAAAAACTCTTTGGGATTTATCCAAGAAGAATCTTTATTTATTGATGATTTCAAAAAATTAATCAATCCTTTTTTATCTATTATATAAAATATAAATCCCTCTAAATTTTCTCTCTTAATATTGTATCTATTAATAATACTTGAAAATTTACTTTTATAAATTTCTTCTATGGGGTACTCAAGCACTAAATCATTTTGAATATAATCGATTTTTAATGTTCCTTTTTGAGTTTCATTAAAAGGATCTAGTACCTTTTTTACATCTTCTCTTCTATTTTTTAAAATACTTTCTATATCTCTTAGAAATTTAGATAAACCTGATTTAGCTTTAATTTTTATTTTATTTTCAAATGGTTCTAACTCTTTATTTTTAAACATCAAATCATAAATAAACCTGTTAATTTCATCTCCACTTGCATATCTAACAAGATCATTAACAGAATACCTATTATCATAAAGTTCTGATAGGACTTTTGTTTTGTTACGTACTTTTTCGATATTGCTAATATCCATCTCTTCAACATTACTACAAGTTATCTTATATACGTTCAAATACTTTTTAAGCATATATTTTTTAATTCTGTCTCTATTAAAATAATATCTTCTTCCATATTGATAAGGTCGTTCCTCTTCAAATCGGCTTAAAATATTATCATCATCTTCTTTATAAGGACTTATAAACTCAACAATATACTCATCTCTATCACATTGAAATAATAAATATACATTCCCATGCTTACAAATAAAATCTAAAAGATTCTCATCATGAACACTTTGTGTCATTACAAAATCAATTGTTTCAAGAACAGTACTCTTGCCAGTTCCTCTTCCCCCTATCAAGCAATTTAAAGAATCTGAAAATTTTACAGTAAAATCTCCATCTTTCTTTTTATTAGATAGAAAACCAGATTCTTCAAACATTACATATAAGCCTTCTATATAAACTTTATTTTTATTCATGTTCTCATAACTTACAGAAATATCAAAATCAATTAAGGCTTCTTTTAACATTTGAAAGTTAATATCACTTCCCTTAATCCAAAAAAAATTATTGTCTAATGTATCAATTGAATGTGAGTCATTGTCAATTAAAAAATTTACATCCTCTCTATAATTTTTCATGAAGTTTTTTGCACCTTTGATTTGATTCTTGTTTTTTAAACCAACAATTCTAGTGTTTTCACTGGAAAATAATTTCTTTTTATACGCCCCGCTTAAAAACTTATCTTTATTTATATTAGATGAGTATATATGAGCTATATAAGTTATCGCTCCTAAACTCGAAAAAAAATCCATAACTTCTAAACTAGTAACATACACACCGTCTTTTTCAGAAATCAATTTTTCATCTAGCCACTTAATTACTTCCTCTTCATTATTCTTATCGTCATCTAATATTGCTACTACATGAAGCTTGTCAGCACATGATATTTCTATTCCTCGAAATAATATTGTTTCAACATTATATTTAGCTTTTAACTTTTTTAGATGATGTATACATATTTTTAATTTGTCTATACCCTCAAATGTATTATGATCTGTGACAACTGCTATCTCATATTGATTTATTAGTAATTCATTAGCTAACAATAAAAAAGCATATATTTCTTTTTTGCTTTCAAAAATATCAAAATCTTCACCAAACTTTACATCTCTTTTTCCATTTATGAGCGGGATAATACTTCTTTCATAAATTATATCTTCTAATTCTTTTTCACTTATTTTTTTATATCCATCTGTGCCTAAATTCTCCATTAATTTATAATCATGAGAGGCTGGTGTGTGAATATGAAATATTGACTTCCTAGGAAATCCAAAATTATCTCTAGTTTTTTTTATATGCTTATATGCTTCTATAACTTCACCGTAAGTTCTTGTATCTTCAGCCATACTT
This window of the Anaerococcus mediterraneensis genome carries:
- a CDS encoding energy-coupling factor transporter transmembrane component T translates to MEAYKTYVPPIKKGFYLDPRTKILFMVFISTIMFFVYDNIGIDIAIVSIAIFLLVSNKNYKAATIYGILFVLAVISSKTKNMYELPSILNMINVLLNSLVIRLFPIFMMGYYTISSTKPNEFIAAMVKWKIPNAFIIPVSVVFRFIPTLKEENKAISNAMRMRGIRFNSKKTKANPSLFLEYRIIPLLFSVVKIGDELSASALTRGLDNVKGRTSLVEVKFSKYDFLIFLLIIGLIVWSLV
- a CDS encoding plasmid mobilization protein; this encodes MDNRKRNNQLKIYLTDEEKEVFEKKMKLANCKTMSHFLRKCVLEKEIYVVDLEPFRNLQWLLSNATNNINQIAKATNTTGVIYKNEIESMNKQIEKLSREIWQIHSLLLNKSRESSGD
- a CDS encoding MptD family putative ECF transporter S component encodes the protein MKNRLTAKDLINVGIYTAIYLVIFFVTGMLGAVPILYPTIFILIPILTGIPFMLFLTKVEKFGMVSLMGIILGVFWYFMGYTWLAPAVYIPMAIIADVVMNTKKYKSFKVNTIGFWLFSCAELGCQMPMWVMADTYMEGVKQQMGEQFATDLAKYMPPWMGIAAIGIMFVGAVIGANLGKKMLKKHFERAGIA
- a CDS encoding Spaf_1101 family AAA-like ATPase is translated as MAEDTRTYGEVIEAYKHIKKTRDNFGFPRKSIFHIHTPASHDYKLMENLGTDGYKKISEKELEDIIYERSIIPLINGKRDVKFGEDFDIFESKKEIYAFLLLANELLINQYEIAVVTDHNTFEGIDKLKICIHHLKKLKAKYNVETILFRGIEISCADKLHVVAILDDDKNNEEEVIKWLDEKLISEKDGVYVTSLEVMDFFSSLGAITYIAHIYSSNINKDKFLSGAYKKKLFSSENTRIVGLKNKNQIKGAKNFMKNYREDVNFLIDNDSHSIDTLDNNFFWIKGSDINFQMLKEALIDFDISVSYENMNKNKVYIEGLYVMFEESGFLSNKKKDGDFTVKFSDSLNCLIGGRGTGKSTVLETIDFVMTQSVHDENLLDFICKHGNVYLLFQCDRDEYIVEFISPYKEDDDNILSRFEEERPYQYGRRYYFNRDRIKKYMLKKYLNVYKITCSNVEEMDISNIEKVRNKTKVLSELYDNRYSVNDLVRYASGDEINRFIYDLMFKNKELEPFENKIKIKAKSGLSKFLRDIESILKNRREDVKKVLDPFNETQKGTLKIDYIQNDLVLEYPIEEIYKSKFSSIINRYNIKRENLEGFIFYIIDKKGLINFLKSSINKDSSWINPKEFLEFTEESSFKVIDSNKTIINADIAKALISDLLIYATDDKNIDTWIGYFKNYFRKLEEYTILFNINSREDNKNLQEIYKDIKNLSLGQKVVAMLDFILGYGKYNNEFRPIVIDQPEDNLDSRYIYKNLVQQLRKTKNDRQVIIATHSATIVTNAMSDCVLVMDSDGVHGWVKNQGYPGEVAIKKEIINHMEGGMDSFRHKILIYREALIN
- a CDS encoding TetR/AcrR family transcriptional regulator, translating into MTEITGYDLTHKKIMDSGKVNFLNDGYERANLRKICKDAGVTTGAFYRHFNDKEDLFISLVDPLANELLGFYSKFEEESFQNIEKNCGEDLSKINIEGSIESALYMFSKKDLFNLLIFKSYGTKYDNFIELLVEKEDINRHKAFQIISKKKNIKSEVPKDAMHLLNHAYINALCEIIIHSQTEEEVKLNTRIISKFFYDGWEKLRGF
- a CDS encoding ABC transporter ATP-binding protein, which produces MKRLWQLAEEEHKGLKLSIFLAVIGVLLGMLPYFGVSKIVYGLFVGNKDFSFYLPWCFLILIGYCLKPIFYAKALAESHKATFSVLRNVRIMLLEKLPRMPLGTIIDAHSGDLKTTIVDQVEKMERPLAHLLPEMTANILGPVSIFIYLLILDWRMALLSLVSIPVGMFFMSLIMKGYAEDYSKSVATNTEMNKTIVEYVGGIEVIKTFNQGEKSYGKFTDKVIANASFYYHWMKKCQMPVSLSKNISPTTLITVLPVGWIMFINGSLEMSTFITTIILSLGIAGPLLAAINFVDALAQTGTTVGRIDEILNGTEQVHRRERVHLKNHDIAIKNLHFSYEPGEEVIKGIDMVIRERSLNAFVGPSGSGKSTIAKLIAGFWDVEQGEISIGGVNLFNIPLEQLYDLVAFVSQDVFLFNDTIMENIRMGKPSASDEEVIEIAKASGCHDFIMSLEHGYQTKVGSGGNHLSGGEKQRITIARAMIKDAPIIILDEATAYIDPENEQVLQKAINKLIQGKTIIMIAHRLSTITNADQIYLIDHGKLVASGNHEELLKENKLYQAMWEAHIGGKEVA
- a CDS encoding ABC transporter ATP-binding protein, with translation MLSGLRKIWAFADKERINLNKSVIFEFVYAIFNMLQIGAIYFVLQALVTKDFNSFIALKVFLMLLVSIVGRSSANYFAQLDQTHAGYFMVANRRISIGKMLKTVPMGFFNENNIGKVTGVLTTVLDDVENTAPMVLVVMMSGFINSFVFTLMILFFEWRNGLIVIAGTVLYLYITSVMEKKSRTLAPKRQEAQSLLVETILEYIQGMPIIKSFNLTGKGDQTVRSALEESRSANLALEKLFTPYTIGQELVLRISSVAMIVLSLYFYINGTMDLLKAIMCIIMSFLVFASIQSAGSAMATLRVATSSIEQVETTENMPQMDIEGQKITPHHTDIEFNNVSFSYDKIPILREVSVHIPEKAMTAIIGPSGSGKSTMCSLISRFWDVDQGSISIGDVNIKNYTLESLMDLISTVFQNVYLFQDTIENNIKFGKPQATKEEVIEVAKKAQCHDFIMNLPEGYQTIIGEGGTSLSGGERQRISIARAMIKNAPIIIFDEATANVDPENEDKLQEAIESLTKNKTVIMVAHRLKTVKNANQIIVLKDGKLEEVGKHEDLIRKEGTYKKFIEAREETESWKIKQNKEDFNEESINSKGFN
- a CDS encoding relaxase/mobilization nuclease domain-containing protein, producing MAITKIHPIKSTLNLAIDYITKSEKTDEKILVSSFKCHPSTAHIQFMKTREDNDTKGTVLARHLIQSFLPGEVDPIKAHEIGIELCKKILKEDYEFVLATHIDRGHIHNHIIFNNVNYKTGKCYQSNKKSYHKIRYQSDELCKENKLSVIDKYYEAYKRKYKTAGKSWYEYDQNKKGNSWKSKLQFDIDRIINKSNSWEEFLENMKSLDYEIKFGKHIAFRHKDRQRFTRSKTIGEDYTEKRIKERIDLAIKNKANPTKKRVGNIIDLTNNKKAQSSKGYEVWARKHNIKTMADSIIKLREQGINSITQLDDLIKKSADDRQDLLDKIKKIETEMKSLSQDMENINTINKHREVYKYHKKNPDDKQFAEEYYSELSVYKIAAKEILESYNKLPNTKEILTKLDKLQEKKNTLMQEYSLNKEQFSDLVQYRKNYENYYGKEVER